The DNA region CCCGCCGGCAATAACATCGAAACATTTTACCAGCTCTTTAAAAGGCCGGGTGATGGCGGTACTCATAAAAATTGCGGCGGCAGATACTAATACTGCTATTAAAACGGCGGTTAAAATGATGAGACGCAGCAGGGCCTGGGCGTCCTTCTGTAGTACCGCAAGAGAACCGGTTGAAACCATGAACCATTCTGTCCCGGCTACCGGGGAAGAACAGACGTAGGTATCCCTGGTGAGGGAAACTGTCCCAAGCTTTGTTAATACCGATTCCAGGCTGATAGATTTGTCAACCATGTCAAAGAAGTTGCGCTGCATGATATACGTTGGATCGCTATGGGTCAGAAACAAGCCGTCAGCATCAACAAGGAAGCTGCGGCCGTCATCGGTGATCTTCCGGGCGTTGACTAGATCCACCAGGACATCCATAAACACATCGACTCCGACTACCCCGGCGATCTGCCCCCGTGCATCTTCGGCGGTCCGGACTATGGAGACGCAGATCTTTCCGGTTTGAGAATCTTCATAGGGGTCGGTAATAATGATTTGACCGGGGGACTGTATGGCGCTTATAAACCAGGGGCGCTTAACCTGATCCCAGGTTTCGGAATCTACATAGGGCGCCCAGTCTGTGGCGGTAACAAAATAGCCCCCGTCAAAACGGGAAGCAATGGTCCCAAAGTACATTTCAAAGACCGTGGAATTGGTGGAAAGTATATCCTTGAGGATGCTGTCAAGGGATTCCGGGGAAGGAACGCCCGCCGCAAAGGCGGCCGCTTGGGTGGTCATCTGAATAGCCGGGGCCAGGGCGTTTTGTATGTCCGCATTCAGGTAACGCATGGTGATATCCGCATTGGAACGGAGGTTTTTTTCGGTAATCTTGGACAGGTTGGTCATAAAAATTACGGAAAAAATCGTGGAAATCGTCAGTACCAAACCAAGACACAGTAACAGAATCTGCAATGAAAGCGAAACATATCTCTTTTTCATGGTCTATTCCTTTGTACGTGTAGGCTAAAGGGACCCCTTTATTATTCCCAAACAAGGGGGATAGTCAAGTAGTGAGAAATGCCTAACCCGTCACTGGCAGAAATAGTAACAGTAAAATTGCTTTTCGAAAAGAAAAGCCTCTACCCGAAAAGTCTCCTGCACTCCAAGTAAAAGCGCTTTTCTTCCGCCTCCCCCATGGAAAAACTTTTCCGCGGCAGAGGGCCGGAGCGGGCCACGGTGCGGAATAAGCCGTCTTTCCTCACCGGTGGCAGGAGTATGCCCACTGCGGGCTTTTCTCCGACCGCCCAGGCGAGGCGGGTCAGGTCCTTTTCACCATGGATGTAGTCAATGGAGCGCCCCTGGGCTTCGCTAATAAAACTGTCCAACAGGGGTTGGAGGGGTTCAGTGGCTATTCCGGCGGCACTGGTTTCAACCAGGATGCTCTGGCCGGCTGAGATGAGACCGTAGCGGTTTCCCCGGGTCTCCTCCGCGACCAGCCGGGAAAGTTCCTCCAGGCCGGAGATGGGGCGGCTGGAGAAACCCGGGAGCTTTTTCAGAGTTTCCAGGACCGCTTCCACTCCGGCGCCGAAGATAAGCCGGTGTATGGGTTCAAAGGCTATTCCCGGATCGTAGAGGTTTTCCAGCTCAACCAGGGCATACCGGGCAGGATGTTTCTCAAGCCCCGGTTCACCCTGATGCTGCTTTTTGTACTCCTCCCAGACCCCCTTGGCGGTGGCCAGGGAGTGGTTGCCGTCGCCCATGGCGTAGAGGAAGGGGTGGTCTCCGGGCGCGGTGTTACCGTACCGGGTGACCGCCCGGCGGGCAAGGGTCTCCAGGCCCTCCGCCAGGAAACGCCAGTCCTCTTCACGGTCCAAAAACCAGCCGCTTACTGTCCCGGCGCCGCCCATGAGGGGGGTGTTGTAACAGGGCTGAACTTGCTTTGCCCGCTCTCCCAGGCCTGGGAACAGGGTGTCCTCTTGGTCATCGATAAGTACGATGATGTGGGGCGTTTCCAGGGGGGCGGAACGGCGTATCTCCATCCGGGGGGGAAGCCTTTCCGGGACCGTGCCTTCGGTGGACCGGATCAGGGGCCGGGAAGAAGGGGCCCAGTCGTATTCTTCCAGGTCTAAGGCCAGAACCAGCCCCCGGCGGCGGGGGTGCAGAGCCGTGCCCCGTTCAATATAGACCAGACCTTTCCGGGGAGGGGCCAGAATTCCTTCTAAAAAAACGGATTCCATTGCCTTATGGATGACCTTGATACGGTTTTCCCGGTCAGGATCCTCCAGATAGACTTCGGGGAAGATCAAATTTAGGGTGGAAGGGGAGGATCCGGCGGTTTTCCGGACAGTTTCCCAATAGCTGCGGTCCTGGGTAAACTGATCGCAGGCGATAACCGCCCACTTTTCCAGGTCAATATCCCCCCGGGGAAGGGCAATTTCGGGTATAACCGTGCCTAATGCCGCAAGCCGTTGCTCTAAATCTGCCATTGAAGAGCCTCCCTGTCAGGTACTTTACCGATCACCCCGGTTTTTTACAATAGAGTTATTCGGCAACCAACCGGGTTTCCAAACAAGTCCAATCTCTTTCCGCTTGACAAAGAACCCGCATGGAACAATAGTTTTATCAAGGCCTGTTGGATTTTGACAGGCCGGGCACTCGATCCTTTGGGAGTATTCCGTGCAGCTGCAGCGTCCGTCCTTTATCCAGGAACAGCGTCTCAAAATGAATCCCCAGCAGATTCAGTCTATCAAAATGATGGGGCTGCCCATTATGGATCTGCGGGAGAAAATCGAGGAAGAGGTTGAGCGGAACCCTGCCCTGGAAGTGGTGGCGGATCATACGGTCCTTTCCCTGGATGAAGCCTATGTTCCCCGCAAAGAAGAGAATGACTACTTTGAAACCAGTTCGGATTCGGGCTTTGTCAGCAAGGGGGGGGATGAGGAATCTGCGGAGCGGCATAAATTCCTGGAAGGGGCCCTGTCCCGGCCGGAAACCCTCCAGGAGCACCTGCTCTGGCAGCTTAGGCTTGAAATTGCAGAGGAACCGGTACGCCGTATTGGGGAACGTTTAATTCAAAACCTGGACGAAAACGGCTTCCACAAGGAACCCCTGGATGCCCTGCTTAAGGAAAATAATCCTGCCTATATTGTCCGGGCCCTGGCCATAATCCGCTCCCTGGACCCCGTGGGGACCTGTACCGCCGATTACCGGGAATCCCTCAGGGTGCAGGCGGAACTCCTTCCGGCGCCCCCCCCGGGCATCATCGAGGCCCTGGATTACCTGGAACAGCTCGAGCGGGGCAAAATTGCCGAAGTAGCCCGAAAGCTGGCCCGTTCCGAAGCTGAAGTCCTGGCCATATTTGAGCAAATCAAGGAACTGTCCCCCTTCCCGGGTCGGCGTTTTGCATCGGACAATACCCGCTATGTGGTTCCGGATGTGCAGGTTATCAAAAAAGAGGGGGAATTTGTCATCATCCTCAATGACGAGGAGATCCCCGTATTGGGCTTAAATCCTTTTTTTATGAAAATTTCCGGTGAAAAGGGAGAGGATAAGTCCGCCCGGGATTTTGTCCGGGAAAATATTAAGGAAGCCCGGTGGTTTATCCAGTCGATTAACGAGCGGAACCACACCCTGCTCAGGGTATCCCGTGCTATAGTGGAGTTTCAACGGGCTTTTTTTGTGAACGGCCCCCGGGACATTGCACCCCTGACCCTGCGGGATATAGCCCAGGAACTGGGGCTGAATGAGTCAACTATTTCCCGAGCCGCCCGGGGAAAGTATATGCAAACCGAATGGGGTATCTTTGAGATTCGCCATTTCTTTACCAATTCCATCAGTGGAACCGGATCCGACAGGTCCCGGTATTCAAAGGAGGGGGTTAAGGAGATAATAAGGGAACTTATCAGCACCGAGGGGAAGCACTCTTCGGATCAGGAAATTGCCGAACTTCTGGCCAGGCAGGGAATCCCCCTGGCCAGGCGGACCGTCGCCAAGTACCGGAACGAACTGGATCTGGGATCATCGTACACCCGATAGACCCATAAAAATATCAGGAGGCAACCATGAATACTGAAGTCAAAGCAGTCCATTTTACCTTACGGGATGATACCCGGGAGTATCTGGATCAGAAAATTGCCCGCATTCCCAATGCGGAAAATATGATCATCGATCTCCTCTTTACCCTTACTAAAGATGGCAAGGACTTTTCCGCCGAAGCTAAGGTTAACTTCCGATGGGGTGTTTCAATACATGTAAAAGAAAAGGATTTTGAGCTCAATCCCGCAATTGATAAGCTTTTGGGAAAGCTTGACGCCAAGATCATCAAGGAAAAAGAAAAGGTCAAGGATGTAAAAGAAAAAGAGCGGGCCCAGGAAAAGCGGGATACTAGCTTTACCTCTTCCTAAACCGGGAATCCGGGGGAAGGGTGAAGGTGTAAACCGCCGGCAGCCGTTTCCCCCGAAAGTCTTCATCACGAATTTTTTCACGTATGTCCTCAATTTTTATGCCGGGAAAGTCCGCGTTTTCCAGATTGAAACTCCGGGTATTGGCGCTGAACCAGAGGGTTCCCCCGGGGGACAGGAGCTTGAGGCAGCTGGTAATAAGTGTACCGTGATCCCTCCGTAGATCCAGGACCCCGTTCATCTTTTTGGAATTGGAAAAGGCCGGGGGGTCCAGGATGATCAGATCCCAGCTGAGCCCTGCCTCTCTGGCGCCCTCCAAAAAGCGGAGTGCATCCGCCCGGATGAGGCGGCAGGAGGGGAGGGCATCTTTCAGGCCGGCCAGGTCCTGAGGACTAAAGTCCCTTGGGGTGACCTGCCGGGTTTCCAGGCCGTTTAGGGTAAAATTCGCCGCCGCCCAGTCCAGGTAGGTGTTGGACATATCCACCGAATCCACTCCCAGGGCGCCACCGGCTGCGGCGTACACCGAGAAGGAAGCGGTATAACAGAACAGGTTCAGCACCCGCTTCCCCCCAGCGGCTGCCCGGATTAGGGAGCGGGTCTTCCGGTGATCCAGAAAGAGCCCCGTATCCAGGTAGTCCGACAGGTTTACCCGGAAACGCAATCCACCTTCAGCGATCTCCTTCATAACATGGTCGCCTGAGGTTTTTTCATACTGTGATTTGCCCCGCTGCTTGCCCCGTTCTTTCAGAAATATCCGCTCGGTTGGGATATCCAGAGCCCGGGAAATTGCCCCTTCCATGGCACTGAGCCATTGCAATTCCTGATTGGGGTCCTTTTCATAAGGTCGCTCGTAGAGGGCGCCGGCGATTGAATCGCCATATAAATCCAAAACCAGGGGAATTTCCGGGATGTCCCGGTCATAGAGGCGGAATGCGCCGGTTTCCAAGCGCTTTGCCCATTTCCGCAGGTGTCGGTACCGTTTCCGCAGCCGGTTTTCCAGCATTTCTCCCTGGGCGGCTGTCTTCAGGTCCGGCGCGGGGTCATGGGGAATTTCCGCCATTCTCTTCCCCCTGGGCCTGCAAGGTGACACAGAGCATGGCATATCCAGAGGAAAGGTCCTCCATTTCCACCACCACCGGTTCGGGTACTTTAAGCTTTATGGCGGTAAAGTTCCATATTCCCTGGATACCCGCATTGACCAGGGCATCCGCTGTTTGCTGGGCCGCCTCGGAATGGACTGCCAAAATAGCCACCTTTACCCCGGACTTATGGATCTCGGTTTCAAGATCATCCAGGTTCAGCACCGGTATCCCATGTATAGAGGTTCCAATTTTTTGCGGGTTTTTATCAAAGGCTGCCACAATGTTCATCCCATGGGAGCGGAATTCCTGGTGCCCCATGAGGGCGCTCCCCAGGTTGCCGGCGCCTACCACAATCACATCCTGCATAGAAGCCCAGCCAAGGAACCGTTCTATAGCATCAATCAAGGCATCTACCGGGTAGCCCTTCTTGGGCTTTCCGGAAATCCCCGTAATTGCCAGATCTTTCCGCACCTGAATAGGTTCCAGATTCAATTCCTGAGCTATTAGTGTTCCCGATATATATTCGCTGCCTTCACTCTGTAGTTGCCGGATAGCATGTAAATAGGAGGGCAGCCGGCGTACAGAAGGCGTAGCAGGTATCTTTCGTTTTGCCACAATGGTCCCCAAATTTAACAATACGTTTAAATCAATATAAAAGTCAATAATAGCTTGGGGGCAAAGTAATGGCAAAAAAAGCCGGCGGGGATACCTGGGTATTCAGCGCCGGCTTTTTGAGGCCTAGAATGTCGCTACAACCCCGCCGTTGTAGTGGCTATTGATATAATCTTTAACTTTCTGGGAAAGAAGGACCTTTTTCAGGGCTTCAAAACGGGGATCATTTTCAGTCCCCTTTTTCACGACCAGGCCGTTTGCATAGGGGGATTCGGCGCCTTCGATAGCAAGGGAATCCTTAACCGGGTTAAGGCCTGCTTCCAGGGCGTAGTTGCCGTTGATGGTGGCGGCGTCTACATCGGGCAGGGCTCGGGGAAGCTGGGCGGCTTCAAGTTCCCGAAACTTAAGGTTTTTGGGGTTGACCGTGATATCCTGGGGGGTTGCCCGCAAACCGGAATTTGGGGCCAGGGTGATCAGCCCGTTTGCCTGAAGCAGGAGCAGAGCCCGGCCTTCATTGGCGGGATCGTTGTTAATGGCGATGGTGGCCCCGTTGGGGATATCGTTGATGTTTTTGTACTTCTCCGAATAGAGCCCGTAGGGTTCCACATGGACGGCCCAGATAAAGGATAGGGCGTTTTTCCATTCCTCGCTTGATTCCAGGTAGGGGATGGTCTGGAAATAGTTGGCGTCCAAATCCCCCTGGAGCAGGGCTGAATTGGGCTGAACATAGTCGGTAAATACCACTATTTTCAGGTCAATGCCCTGGGCGGCTAGATCGTCCTTTATCAATTCCAGTAATTCCCCATGGGGTACGGGGTTAACCCCTACCGAAAGGGTGGTGGCTGATTTCTGCTGATTCCCCTTGGCTTCTACGGAATAATTCAGAGACAGAACCATGGCGCCCGCCATAAGCAGGCTGATAAGTGATTTTTTCATACAGATTCTCCTTTTCTTAGTATTTATATAGTATTTATCACATATAAATATAACCTGTCAAGAGGGTTTAATTTTTTTTAGATATGAAAGGGACTATTCGTCCCGATCCCGTTTTCGGACTACCACGCGGCCCCTGGGCGCCGGCCGGCTGGACCCTGCGCCGGAAGCGCCTGGTTTGCGGGGGCCTGTTTTACCGGCCGCGGGCTTTCTGCCCGGGGTTTTGCCGCTGCCCGCTGCTTTACCGGTTTCCTTCCTGCCCCGGCTTGTGGGGCTATCGGGGCGCTCCTGTTTACTCCGGAAGCGCTTTGCCGGGGCTCCATCGGAGCGTGTTCCACCGGGCGAAGCTTTTCTGGGAGGGCGGTCTTCCCGGCCTTCACCGTCACCCCGGGATTCCGGGGCCTTGCGTGGTGCAGCGCGGCGTTTTTCCTTTACCGCCTTTTCCAGAACCTTGAGGGATTCGTCAAAGCCCTGGAGGAATTCCGTAAGATCATCCGCAAAGAGGATCACCGATTGGCGGTCAAAGCCGCCGGTATCACGGTTTTTGCTCTCCACGATATTGAGGTAGAGATCCCCCAAACGGTTTTCCTTCACATTAAAAAAATAGGTCCTGTTCTGTAGAGCGACCGTAGTCGAAAATAGCTCTCCCCGAATTCCCATGTTATACTACTCCTCTTGTATTGTCCGCTTCGCTTACCATTTTACGCTGCCATTCGATGAGGGCCCGTTCTATACGCCTGTCCGAGCCTTCCACGTCTGCCATCACCCGGAACACCGGTTCGGTGCCCGAGCCCCGCATCCAGATGCAGGCGGCGGCATGACCGGTCTTGTTAATAAAACTAATCTTGAGGCCCCCCTTGCCGGCAATGGAAAAATCGCTGATCCCCCGCTTTTCCTCCATGCCGTTGTATACGGCGGCTTCCCAGCCCGTAATGCCGTAGCGGGTCCTGAGCAGTTCCTTCCGCTCCTCCCATTCCCGGAGGAAAATTTTCTGGTACCGGCTTTTCAGTAAGCCATGATCCGTGGTCTTTACCTGAAGCACCGCCTCGGGTGTGTAGGTTCCGGTGCTGATAAAGGCGGGGAGGGCGGCGATAATGTCTGACAGGGTAAAGTCCGGCCGGTAGATTTCCGCCTGGTCTGAGAGGTTGCACCACAGTTCAAAGAAGCCCTTCCGTTCCCCCTCACTCCGTATGGCCAGGAGTTTTATCAGGGATACCAGGGTGTTGATGGGGTCCCGCACCGCCGATGGGTGGGTGATATTGCCCCCGGCAGAGCCTTCTCCCAGGATACGGACCAGATAGCCCTGTTCCCGCAGTTTCCGGGCCAGGCCCACCACATTGGCTTCCCCCACCTCGGCGCGGAACACCGACACGTCAAAGGCTCGGGCGATACGGTCTATGCGCATGGAAGTGGGGTCGTTCACCGCCACCGCTGCCTTGGTCAGGGCATTGCCCTTGTTGTCGTATTTCAGTTCCCCGGTCCACACCAGGTGGGCCAGTTCGGACACGCAGGCCAGGGCAAAGACTTCCTGGGCTTCCAAGGCCCGGGCCTTTTGTTCCCCATGGTCCCAGAACACCAGGTTGCCCCGGTCACCGTCACAGTCAGGGACATAGCCGAGCATTACGGATGGATCATTTTCGTGGAGTTTTTCTAAAAATTTGCAGCAAGGATCTAGGGACTCCCCCTCGGGAACGATACGGTGGGCGATTTCGCCGGGTTTATCGTTCATACCATGGAGGGTGACCCCCAATGAGCCGAGGAATTCCCTGTCTATGGATACGGTACGGGCTGAGCCGTTAAAGTCTGCCGCCACCCCCAGGGGCTGGTCCTGCAATCCCCGGGCGATAAGCTCAGGAATCTCCCCGGGCCCTTCATGGGGAAGGTCGCTTGAACCGGCGCATACTTCCCGGGTAAAATCAAGGTAAGCTTGGAAGGCTTCCTGTTTGACCTGCTTTTCAGCGGCGTACACTTCGTCCAGGGCAAGGCTATCCGCTTGGTTTGCGGCTTCCACAATTCGGCTGATCCGGTCCGGCTCAGCCAGGCGGCGGCGGAATTCTTCGATCAGGAGCTTGGTTTCCGAAGCCGGCAGTACCCCCCCGTCGTCAAGGCCGAATTTCAGGCCGTTGTGGCCGATGGGGTTATGGCTGGCGGAGATATACACAAACCCGTCGGCTTTGACGAAGTTTGGGGTTTCCCGGGCTAGCCGGGCAAAGGCCATGATTTCCGGGGCGGCGGTGATCCCGGTGTACCGAACCCGGCAGCCTGAAACCAGGAGCAGCCGGATCATGGGATCCGCAATGGCCGGCCCGGTAGGCCGGGTATCCATTCCCAGGATCACCACAGGGGCTTTTTTCAAGCCCGAGTTTTTGCGGATCAGGTAGCCCGCGAAAACTTCCGCGGCCAGGGCGGCAATTACCCCATGGACCGGCTTTATCGCGTCTCCGGTATCCTCTTCATTACCGGTTTCAGCGAAAATTCCCCGCCAGCCCGAAGCGGAAAGGATCATCCCCTCCAGGGCTTTGTCCAGGAAAGGGTCATTCAAAGCGGGATCACCCGCCCTAAGCAGTATCGCCATAGGGTAAACTCCTCGGCCGCGCCTTTCAACGCACGGGGGATCAAGTATACTTGTTTTTTTGTTCCGTTGCTATAGGCGAAATAATACCTTCCGGTTATACTGGGAATTGCATGTAACTGACTGAAAAGGTATACTTAAACTATGGTCAAGGGACAAAAAATAAAGTATATTAGTTGTATATGATATATAGGATTTGATAAACTATAAAGAAGGACAGGAAGCTTATGGCGGAAAAAAGGATTTACATGGACTATAACGCGACAACCCCTTTAAATAAAGAGGTAAAGGCCGCGATGATAGAGGATTTGGAAATCTACGGAAATGCCTCAAGCATGCACAGCGCAGGCCGGCATGCCCATGCCCGGGTTGAAGAAGCCCGCAAGGCCGTGGCTGACCTGATAGGGGCGCCTACCAATACGGTGATCTTCACCTCCGGGGGTTCCGAGTCCAACAATACAGTATTCCAGACCATGCGGCGCATAGCTTCAGGCCCGGATGGGAAATCTCTTACTGAAGGGCGTACCGAAATAATCACCACCGCCATTGAGCATCCCTGTGTACTCAATTCCGCTTCCTATCTCAA from Treponema primitia ZAS-2 includes:
- a CDS encoding DUF3276 family protein; the protein is MGIRGELFSTTVALQNRTYFFNVKENRLGDLYLNIVESKNRDTGGFDRQSVILFADDLTEFLQGFDESLKVLEKAVKEKRRAAPRKAPESRGDGEGREDRPPRKASPGGTRSDGAPAKRFRSKQERPDSPTSRGRKETGKAAGSGKTPGRKPAAGKTGPRKPGASGAGSSRPAPRGRVVVRKRDRDE
- a CDS encoding MetQ/NlpA family ABC transporter substrate-binding protein — its product is MKKSLISLLMAGAMVLSLNYSVEAKGNQQKSATTLSVGVNPVPHGELLELIKDDLAAQGIDLKIVVFTDYVQPNSALLQGDLDANYFQTIPYLESSEEWKNALSFIWAVHVEPYGLYSEKYKNINDIPNGATIAINNDPANEGRALLLLQANGLITLAPNSGLRATPQDITVNPKNLKFRELEAAQLPRALPDVDAATINGNYALEAGLNPVKDSLAIEGAESPYANGLVVKKGTENDPRFEALKKVLLSQKVKDYINSHYNGGVVATF
- the rpoN gene encoding RNA polymerase factor sigma-54 gives rise to the protein MQLQRPSFIQEQRLKMNPQQIQSIKMMGLPIMDLREKIEEEVERNPALEVVADHTVLSLDEAYVPRKEENDYFETSSDSGFVSKGGDEESAERHKFLEGALSRPETLQEHLLWQLRLEIAEEPVRRIGERLIQNLDENGFHKEPLDALLKENNPAYIVRALAIIRSLDPVGTCTADYRESLRVQAELLPAPPPGIIEALDYLEQLERGKIAEVARKLARSEAEVLAIFEQIKELSPFPGRRFASDNTRYVVPDVQVIKKEGEFVIILNDEEIPVLGLNPFFMKISGEKGEDKSARDFVRENIKEARWFIQSINERNHTLLRVSRAIVEFQRAFFVNGPRDIAPLTLRDIAQELGLNESTISRAARGKYMQTEWGIFEIRHFFTNSISGTGSDRSRYSKEGVKEIIRELISTEGKHSSDQEIAELLARQGIPLARRTVAKYRNELDLGSSYTR
- a CDS encoding DUF1015 domain-containing protein, with the protein product MADLEQRLAALGTVIPEIALPRGDIDLEKWAVIACDQFTQDRSYWETVRKTAGSSPSTLNLIFPEVYLEDPDRENRIKVIHKAMESVFLEGILAPPRKGLVYIERGTALHPRRRGLVLALDLEEYDWAPSSRPLIRSTEGTVPERLPPRMEIRRSAPLETPHIIVLIDDQEDTLFPGLGERAKQVQPCYNTPLMGGAGTVSGWFLDREEDWRFLAEGLETLARRAVTRYGNTAPGDHPFLYAMGDGNHSLATAKGVWEEYKKQHQGEPGLEKHPARYALVELENLYDPGIAFEPIHRLIFGAGVEAVLETLKKLPGFSSRPISGLEELSRLVAEETRGNRYGLISAGQSILVETSAAGIATEPLQPLLDSFISEAQGRSIDYIHGEKDLTRLAWAVGEKPAVGILLPPVRKDGLFRTVARSGPLPRKSFSMGEAEEKRFYLECRRLFG
- a CDS encoding class I SAM-dependent methyltransferase, whose protein sequence is MAEIPHDPAPDLKTAAQGEMLENRLRKRYRHLRKWAKRLETGAFRLYDRDIPEIPLVLDLYGDSIAGALYERPYEKDPNQELQWLSAMEGAISRALDIPTERIFLKERGKQRGKSQYEKTSGDHVMKEIAEGGLRFRVNLSDYLDTGLFLDHRKTRSLIRAAAGGKRVLNLFCYTASFSVYAAAGGALGVDSVDMSNTYLDWAAANFTLNGLETRQVTPRDFSPQDLAGLKDALPSCRLIRADALRFLEGAREAGLSWDLIILDPPAFSNSKKMNGVLDLRRDHGTLITSCLKLLSPGGTLWFSANTRSFNLENADFPGIKIEDIREKIRDEDFRGKRLPAVYTFTLPPDSRFRKR
- a CDS encoding redox-sensing transcriptional repressor Rex, which codes for MAKRKIPATPSVRRLPSYLHAIRQLQSEGSEYISGTLIAQELNLEPIQVRKDLAITGISGKPKKGYPVDALIDAIERFLGWASMQDVIVVGAGNLGSALMGHQEFRSHGMNIVAAFDKNPQKIGTSIHGIPVLNLDDLETEIHKSGVKVAILAVHSEAAQQTADALVNAGIQGIWNFTAIKLKVPEPVVVEMEDLSSGYAMLCVTLQAQGEENGGNSP
- a CDS encoding phosphatidylglycerol lysyltransferase; amino-acid sequence: MAILLRAGDPALNDPFLDKALEGMILSASGWRGIFAETGNEEDTGDAIKPVHGVIAALAAEVFAGYLIRKNSGLKKAPVVILGMDTRPTGPAIADPMIRLLLVSGCRVRYTGITAAPEIMAFARLARETPNFVKADGFVYISASHNPIGHNGLKFGLDDGGVLPASETKLLIEEFRRRLAEPDRISRIVEAANQADSLALDEVYAAEKQVKQEAFQAYLDFTREVCAGSSDLPHEGPGEIPELIARGLQDQPLGVAADFNGSARTVSIDREFLGSLGVTLHGMNDKPGEIAHRIVPEGESLDPCCKFLEKLHENDPSVMLGYVPDCDGDRGNLVFWDHGEQKARALEAQEVFALACVSELAHLVWTGELKYDNKGNALTKAAVAVNDPTSMRIDRIARAFDVSVFRAEVGEANVVGLARKLREQGYLVRILGEGSAGGNITHPSAVRDPINTLVSLIKLLAIRSEGERKGFFELWCNLSDQAEIYRPDFTLSDIIAALPAFISTGTYTPEAVLQVKTTDHGLLKSRYQKIFLREWEERKELLRTRYGITGWEAAVYNGMEEKRGISDFSIAGKGGLKISFINKTGHAAACIWMRGSGTEPVFRVMADVEGSDRRIERALIEWQRKMVSEADNTRGVV
- a CDS encoding HPF/RaiA family ribosome-associated protein gives rise to the protein MNTEVKAVHFTLRDDTREYLDQKIARIPNAENMIIDLLFTLTKDGKDFSAEAKVNFRWGVSIHVKEKDFELNPAIDKLLGKLDAKIIKEKEKVKDVKEKERAQEKRDTSFTSS